In Mustela nigripes isolate SB6536 chromosome 10, MUSNIG.SB6536, whole genome shotgun sequence, one DNA window encodes the following:
- the RO60 gene encoding RNA-binding protein RO60: MEESVNQMQPLNEKQITNSEDGYVWQVTDMNRLHRFLCFGSEGGTYYIKEQKLGLENAEALIRLIEDGRGCEVIQEIKSFSQEGRTAKQEPMLFALAICSQCSDISTKQAAFKAVSEVCRIPTHLFTFIQFKKDLKESMKCGMWGRALRKAIADWYNEKGGMALALAVTKYKQRNGWSHKDLLRLSHLKPSSEGLAIVTKYITKGWKEVHELYKEKALSVETEKLLKYLEAVEKVKRTKDELEVIHLIEEHRLVREHLLTNHLKSKEVWKALLQEMPLTALLRNLGKMTANSVLEPGNSEVALVCEKLCNEKLLKKARIHPFHVLIASETYKTGHGLRGKLKWHPIEEILKALDAAFYKTFKTVEPTGKRFLLAIDVSASMNQRVLGSVLNASTVAATMCMVVTRTEKECYVVAFSDEMVPCPVTTDMTLQQVLMTMNQIPAGGTDCSLPMLWAQKTNTAADVFIIFTDNETFAGSVHPAVALREYRKKMDIPAKLIVCGMTSNGFTIADPDDRGMLDMCGFDTGALDVIRNFTLDVI; this comes from the exons atggaggaatCAGTCAACCAAATGCAACCACTGAATGAGAAACAGATAACCAATTCTGAAGATGGATATGTATGGCAAGTTACTGATATGAATCGACTACACCGGTTCTTATGTTTTGGTTCTGAAGGTGGGACTTACTATATCAAAGAACAGAAGTTGGGCCTTGAAAATGCCGAAGCTTTAATTAGACTGATTGAAGATGGAAGAGGATGTGAAGTGATCCAGGAGATAAAGTCATTTAGTCAAGAAGGCAGAACCGCAAAGCAAGAGCCTATGCTCTTTGCACTTGCCATTTGTTCTCAGTGTTCCGACATAAGCACAAAACAAGCAGCATTTAAAGCTGTTTCTGAAGTTTGTCGCATTCCTACACATCTCTTTACTTTTATCCAGTTCAAGAAAGATCTGAAGGAAAGCATGAAATGTGGCATGTGGGGTCGTGCCCTCCGGAAGGCTATAGCAGACTGGTACAATGAAAAGGGGGGCATGGCCCTTGCTCTGGCAGTTACAAAGTATAAACAAAGAAATGGCTGGTCTCACAAAGATCTGTTAAGACTGTCACATCTTAAACCTTCCAGTGAAG gacTTGCTATTGTGACCAAATACATTACAAAGGGCTGGAAAGAAGTCCATGAATTGTATAAAGAAAAAGCACTTTCTGTGGAGactgaaaaattattaaagtatCTGGAGGCTGTAGAAAAAGTTAAACGCACAAAAGATGAACTGGAAGTCATTCATCTAATAGAAGAGCATAGATTAGTTAGGGAACATCTTCTAACAAATCATTTAAAGTCTAAAGAG GTATGGAAGGCTTTGTTACAAGAAATGCCTCTTACTGCATTACTAAGAAATCTAGGAAAGATGACTGCTAATTCAGTGCTTGAACCAGGAAATTCAGAAGTAGCTTTAGTATGTGAAAAACTGTGTAATGAAAAGCTGTTAAAAAAG GCTCGTATACATCCATTTCATGTTTTAATTGCATCAGAAACTTATAAaacaggtcatggtctcagaggaAAACTAAAGTGGCACCCTATTGAGGAAATTTTGAAAGCTCTAGATGCCGCTTTTTACAAAACATTTAAG acagtgGAGCCAACTGGAAAGCGTTTCTTACTGGCTATTGACGTCAGTGCTTCTATGAACCAGAGAGTTTTGGGTAGTGTCCTCAATGCTAGCACAGTTGCTGCGACGATGTGCATG GTTGTCACACGAACAGAAAAAGAGTGTTATGTAGTTGCTTTTTCAGATGAAATGGTACCATGTCCAGTGACTACGGATATGACATTACAACAGGTTTTAATGACCATGAATCAG ATCCCAGCAGGTGGAACTGATTGCTCTCTTCCAATGCTCTGGGCTCAAAAGACAAACACAGCTGCTGATGTCTTCATTATCTTCACTGATAATGAGACTTTTGCTGGAAGTGTCCATCCTGCTGTTGCTCTCAGAGAGTATCGAAAG AAAATGGACATTCCAGCTAAATTGATTGTTTGTGGAATGACATCAAATGGTTTTACCATTGCAGACCCAGATGATAGAGGCATGTTGGATATGTGTGGCTTTGATACTGGAGCCTTAGATGTAATTCGGAATTTCACATTAGATGTGATTTAA